In a genomic window of Halostella litorea:
- a CDS encoding DUF6149 family protein: MKIRQNVRHWAAKKSLTTPVVGGVVRSKLVDLHTSVFLDRADEDRREERREHLDAFFDATFDTYVAALDAGFTEAKAREITHVQANFDFYNHGWTEMMEFPSDELTDHYDRHADFFDRHGITIDDPLGDFFPAAGIPDAPSTPEKLDDPEHPHAEGGFADDVYVEDGEGNLVVGGRDEPGDVDVSKAPGVDE, from the coding sequence ATGAAGATCCGGCAGAACGTCCGCCACTGGGCCGCCAAGAAGTCGCTCACGACGCCGGTCGTCGGCGGCGTCGTGCGGAGCAAGCTGGTCGACCTCCACACGTCCGTCTTCCTCGACCGGGCCGACGAGGACCGCCGCGAGGAGCGCCGCGAGCACCTCGACGCCTTCTTCGACGCCACGTTCGACACGTACGTCGCCGCGCTGGACGCCGGCTTCACCGAGGCCAAGGCCCGCGAGATCACCCACGTGCAGGCCAACTTCGACTTCTACAACCACGGCTGGACGGAGATGATGGAGTTCCCGAGCGACGAACTGACCGACCACTACGACCGCCACGCCGACTTCTTCGACCGCCACGGGATCACCATCGACGACCCGCTCGGCGACTTCTTCCCGGCCGCGGGGATCCCCGACGCGCCGTCGACGCCGGAGAAGCTTGACGACCCCGAACACCCCCACGCGGAGGGCGGGTTCGCCGACGACGTGTACGTCGAGGACGGCGAGGGGAACCTCGTCGTCGGCGGCCGCGACGAGCCGGGCGACGTGGACGTGAGCAAGGCCCCCGGCGTCGACGAGTAG